The following are from one region of the Rosistilla carotiformis genome:
- a CDS encoding sulfatase-like hydrolase/transferase yields MIRTLFCAGFLSLIAAIQPNQLLSQSPPDDGSVLPFPPQEMKSVTKPRLQDSQMKWPEPAQRLPKDSPNILVVLVDDVGFGISETFGGEVHTPTLTKLANEGLRYNAFHTTSICSPTRAALLTGRNHTRVSSGTIAERAVAFDGYTGVIPKTAATFAEVLKQYGYHTSAFGKWHNTPATETTSIGPKDRWPNGYGFEYFYGFLAGETSQWEPRLVENYDAVEPPEDEGYHLTEDLTDKALAWLDAQQAFAPDKPFLMYWASGGVHGPHHIFPEWADKYKGKFNDGWDAYRERVHQRQLDMGIIPPGTKLTPRDPTMTAWEDIPADQLAFQRRGMEIFAGFAEHTDAQVGRLVAGLEERGLRDNTLIFYIWGDNGSSAEGQEGSISELLAQNNIPNTVEQQIAALDKIGGLDALGSPKTDNMYHSGWAWAGSTPFKATKLVASHFGGTRNPMVVSWPKGIKPDAKVRDQFHHVVDIAPTIYEILGITPPRSVNGLDQIEIDGTSFAYTFSDGDAQTKKDVQFFDNNGSRAIYKDGWVACAFGPFIPWNTPASVPRVAKWDSASDEWELYNISEDFSEANNLAADQPQKLEELKKQFLTLAEDNNDFPIGAGLWLRLHPEDRVKTAYKSWNFTANTKRMPEFAAPGIGRQSNKITIDLEVPENANGVLYALGGAGGGVTVYLDDGHLVYFYNMFIIEQYEARSSQPLEAGKHKIEIETTIAGPGKSGTATLIVDGKRVGRAELVRTVPTAFSASETFDVGTDLGSTVSLNYYDKRPFAFNGTINRFKVELK; encoded by the coding sequence ATGATAAGAACTCTATTCTGTGCCGGTTTCCTGAGCTTGATCGCAGCGATTCAACCGAATCAACTCCTCTCGCAATCTCCTCCCGATGACGGATCGGTTCTTCCGTTTCCTCCGCAGGAAATGAAGAGCGTCACGAAACCTCGGTTGCAAGATTCGCAGATGAAATGGCCCGAGCCTGCGCAACGATTGCCCAAGGATTCGCCGAACATCTTAGTTGTGCTTGTCGACGATGTGGGCTTTGGAATCTCGGAGACTTTTGGTGGGGAGGTCCACACGCCGACGTTGACCAAGCTTGCGAACGAAGGACTGCGATACAACGCCTTTCACACAACGTCTATCTGTTCGCCTACTCGAGCTGCATTGTTGACGGGGCGGAACCACACGCGTGTATCTTCGGGGACGATCGCCGAACGGGCGGTTGCCTTCGACGGTTACACAGGTGTTATCCCCAAGACGGCCGCTACATTTGCCGAGGTGCTGAAACAGTATGGATATCACACCTCCGCGTTTGGGAAATGGCATAACACCCCGGCGACAGAAACGACTTCGATCGGCCCGAAGGATCGCTGGCCCAACGGCTACGGCTTCGAATACTTCTATGGCTTCCTGGCCGGCGAAACATCGCAGTGGGAACCGCGACTTGTCGAAAATTATGATGCCGTCGAACCGCCGGAAGACGAAGGCTATCACCTCACCGAAGATTTGACCGACAAGGCGCTCGCGTGGCTCGATGCTCAACAGGCGTTTGCTCCCGACAAACCCTTCTTGATGTATTGGGCATCCGGCGGAGTCCATGGGCCACACCACATCTTTCCCGAGTGGGCCGACAAATACAAAGGCAAGTTCAACGACGGTTGGGATGCCTATCGCGAGCGTGTTCACCAACGACAACTCGATATGGGGATCATTCCACCAGGGACGAAACTCACGCCGCGCGACCCCACGATGACCGCTTGGGAAGATATCCCCGCAGACCAGCTCGCATTTCAACGTCGTGGGATGGAGATCTTCGCTGGCTTCGCCGAACACACCGACGCGCAGGTCGGCCGATTGGTTGCCGGACTGGAGGAACGTGGGCTGCGGGATAACACGTTGATCTTTTACATCTGGGGCGATAATGGATCGAGCGCCGAAGGCCAGGAAGGTTCGATCAGTGAGTTGCTTGCGCAGAACAATATTCCCAACACCGTCGAACAACAAATTGCTGCACTCGACAAGATCGGCGGACTCGATGCGTTGGGCTCGCCCAAGACGGACAACATGTATCATTCGGGATGGGCTTGGGCTGGCAGTACTCCATTCAAAGCCACCAAGTTGGTCGCCTCACATTTCGGCGGCACTCGGAATCCGATGGTTGTCTCGTGGCCAAAGGGGATCAAACCCGACGCAAAGGTCCGCGACCAGTTTCATCACGTTGTCGACATCGCGCCGACCATCTACGAAATCCTGGGGATCACTCCACCGCGAAGCGTCAATGGTCTGGACCAGATCGAGATCGACGGCACGAGTTTCGCTTACACTTTTTCAGACGGCGATGCACAAACCAAAAAGGACGTCCAGTTCTTCGACAACAACGGCAGCCGCGCGATCTACAAAGACGGCTGGGTTGCCTGTGCGTTTGGCCCGTTCATTCCGTGGAACACACCAGCATCGGTTCCTCGCGTTGCGAAGTGGGATTCTGCTTCGGATGAATGGGAGCTCTACAACATCAGCGAAGATTTTTCAGAAGCCAACAACCTGGCGGCGGACCAACCTCAGAAGCTCGAAGAACTGAAGAAACAGTTTCTTACGCTGGCAGAAGACAACAACGACTTTCCAATCGGAGCTGGACTCTGGCTGCGGCTTCACCCCGAAGACCGCGTGAAGACCGCTTACAAAAGTTGGAACTTTACCGCCAACACGAAGCGAATGCCGGAGTTCGCTGCGCCGGGTATCGGCCGCCAAAGCAATAAGATCACGATTGACCTCGAAGTTCCCGAGAACGCCAACGGCGTGCTTTATGCACTCGGCGGCGCTGGCGGCGGCGTCACGGTGTACCTGGACGACGGACATCTTGTTTACTTCTACAACATGTTCATCATCGAACAGTATGAAGCTCGCAGCAGTCAGCCGCTGGAAGCCGGTAAACATAAGATCGAGATTGAGACGACGATCGCGGGGCCGGGCAAAAGTGGCACGGCGACTCTGATCGTCGACGGCAAGCGAGTCGGTCG